A single region of the Cucumis melo cultivar AY chromosome 3, USDA_Cmelo_AY_1.0, whole genome shotgun sequence genome encodes:
- the LOC103502258 gene encoding somatic embryogenesis receptor kinase 2 has protein sequence MEMELYKVLALGFVSLILLVRPLWLVSANMEGDALHSLRTSLQDPNNVLQSWDPTLVNPCTWFHVTCNNDNSVIRVDLGNAALSGTLVPQLGLLKNLQYLELYSNNISGVIPSDLGNLTSLVSLDLYLNRFSGPIPDTLGKLSKLRFLRLNNNSLAGPIPMSLTNISSLQVLDLSNNHLSGMVPDNGSFSLFTPISFANNLDLCGPVTGRPCPGSPPFSPPPPFVPPPPISSPGGNSATGAIAGGVAAGAALLFAAPAIAFAWWRRRKPQEVFFDVPAEEDPEVHLGQLKRFSLRELQVATDSFSNKNILGRGGFGKVYKGRLADGSLVAVKRLKEERTPGGELQFQTEVEMISMAVHRNLLRLRGFCMTPTERLLVYPYMANGSVASCLRERPPSQPPLDWRTRKRIALGSARGLSYLHDHCDPKIIHRDVKAANILLDEEFEAVVGDFGLAKLMDYKDTHVTTAVRGTIGHIAPEYLSTGKSSEKTDVFGYGIMLLELITGQRAFDLARLANDDDVMLLDWVKGLLKEKKLEMLVDPDLQNNYVESEVEQLIQVALLCTQGSPMDRPKMSEVVRMLEGDGLAERWDEWQKVEILRQEIDLSPHPNSDWIVDSTENLHAVELSGPR, from the exons ATGGAGATGGAGCTGTACAAGGTTTTGGCTCTGGGTTTCGTCTCTTTGATCTTGTTGGTTCGTCCACTATGGCTCGTTTCTGCCAACATGGAAG GTGATGCTTTGCATAGCCTAAGAACCAGCTTGCAAGATCCTAACAATGTCTTGCAGAGTTGGGATCCCACTCTTGTCAATCCCTGTACATGGTTTCATGTTACATGTAATAATGATAACAGTGTCATAAGAGT TGATCTTGGAAATGCAGCTTTGTCGGGCACACTTGTTCCACAGCTTGGCTTGCTAAAAAATTTGCAGTATCT AGAGCTCTACAGTAATAACATAAGTGGAGTAATTCCAAGTGATCTGGGAAATCTGACTAGTTTGGTGAGCTtagatctttatttgaatagaTTTTCGGGTCCAATTCCAGACACATTGGGCAAGCTGTCAAAACTCCGGTTCCT CCGGCTGAACAACAACAGCTTAGCAGGCCCCATTCCTATGTCATTGACTAATATTTCATCCCTTCAAGTGCT GGATCTATCGAATAACCATCTCTCAGGCATGGTTCCAGATAACGGTTCCTTCTCCTTATTCACCCCCATCAG TTTTGCCAACAACTTGGATCTTTGTGGCCCTGTTACTGGCCGTCCTTGCCCTGGATCTCCTCCATTTTCTCCTCCTCCACCATTTGTCCCACCACCACCTATATCTTCACCAG GAGGGAATAGTGCGACTGGAGCTATTGCTGGTGGAGTTGCTGCGGGTGCTGCTTTACTTTTTGCAGCTCCAGCAATTGCGTTTGCATGGTGGCGTCGTAGGAAACCCCAAGAAGTCTTCTTCGATGTTCCTG CCGAAGAGGATCCAGAGGTGCATTTGGGACAGCTTAAAAGATTTTCACTGAGAGAACTACAAGTGGCAACTGATAGTTTTAGTAACAAGAACATACTTGGGAGGGGTGGATTTGGCAAAGTCTATAAAGGTCGATTGGCAGATGGTTCTTTAGTAGCTGTTAAAAGACTTAAGGAAGAGCGTACACCAGGTGGAGAGCTGCAGTTTCAAACAGAAGTAGAGATGATCAGCATGGCCGTGCATCGGAACCTACTACGACTACGTGGATTTTGCATGACACCAACTGAACGACTTCTTGTTTACCCCTACATGGCCAATGGAAGTGTTGCGTCTTGCTTAAGAG AACGACCACCATCTCAACCACCTCTTGATTGGAGAACGAGAAAGCGAATTGCATTGGGATCTGCAAGAGGGCTGTCTTATTTGCACGATCACTGTGATCCAAAGATTATTCATCGTGATGTAAAAGCTGCAAATATTTTGCTGGATGAGGAGTTTGAAGCTGTTGTAGGGGACTTTGGGTTGGCCAAGCTTATGGATTACAAAGATACTCATGTCACCACTGCAGTACGTGGTACGATTGGACATATAGCTCCTGAGTACCTTTCCACTGGGAAATCTTCTGAGAAAACAGATGTTTTCGGGTATGGTATCATGCTGTTAGAGCTTATCACTGGTCAAAGGGCTTTTGATTTGGCTCGACTTGCCAATGATGATGATGTCATGCTTCTTGATTGG GTGAAAGGACTATTGAAAGAGAAGAAGCTAGAAATGCTGGTTGACCCTgatcttcaaaataattatgtaGAATCTGAGGTAGAACAGTTGATTCAAGTTGCTTTACTCTGCACACAAGGCTCCCCAATGGACCGACCAAAGATGTCCGAGGTGGTAAGAATGCTTGAAGGTGATGGATTGGCAGAAAGATGGGATGAGTGGCAAAAGGTAGAAATCCTTCGGCAAGAAATCGATCTATCGCCCCATCCAAATTCCGATTGGATTGTCGATTCAACTGAAAATCTGCATGCAGTCGAGCTTTCTGGTCCAAGATGA